Proteins encoded in a region of the Rutidosis leptorrhynchoides isolate AG116_Rl617_1_P2 chromosome 9, CSIRO_AGI_Rlap_v1, whole genome shotgun sequence genome:
- the LOC139869111 gene encoding uncharacterized protein produces the protein MSEPNSDRRNGILTFQQLNSLALIIVLSASGMVAIEDFAFVVLSYFYIYFLSKFAFPTLSTSSENSVFGHNRMLSLYCFSGAFIGLFLPVAYIFQGIYEGDKEGIKAATPHVFLLASQLFLEGVAWSDRFSLPMRVLVPVVYNSTRIFTLMEWVRNEVTKGEEEFHGSGRRLFMGRVLAVANLLYWVFNLFGFLLPFYLPKAFKRYYTDGGKNVRD, from the coding sequence ATGTCAGAACCAAATTCCGATCGCCGTAACGGAATCTTAACGTTCCAACAGCTCAACTCACTCGCACTCATCATCGTTCTATCAGCTTCCGGCATGGTCGCAATCGAAGATTTCGCTTTTGTCGTTTTATCGTATTTTTACATCTACTTTTTATCCAAATTCGCTTTCCCTACCCTGTCCACGTCATCCGAAAACTCCGTTTTCGGCCACAATCGGATGTTAAGCCTCTACTGTTTTTCCGGCGCATTTATCGGATTATTTCTTCCGGTGGCGTACATATTCCAAGGAATCTACGAAGGTGATAAAGAAGGTATAAAAGCAGCTACACCGCACGTGTTTTTATTAGCTAGTCAGTTGTTTTTGGAAGGTGTGGCGTGGTCGGACCGGTTTTCGCTGCCAATGCGGGTTTTGGTTCCGGTTGTTTATAATTCGACCCGGATTTTTACGTTGATGGAGTGGGTGAGAAATGAGGTGACGAAAGGTGAAGAAGAGTTTCATGGAAGTGGTAGGAGGTTGTTTATGGGGAGAGTTTTGGCGGTGGCTAATTTGTTGTATTGGGTGTTTAATCTTTTTGGGTTTTTGTTGCCGTTTTATTTGCCGAAAGCGTTTAAGAGATATTATACGGATGGAGGGAAGAATGTTAGAGATTAA